The following proteins are encoded in a genomic region of Elusimicrobiota bacterium:
- a CDS encoding tyrosine-type recombinase/integrase produces MQQYKTEIEELREKYLEHLRFNNYSVDTIEHTGYAIKHFEKFLEEKERNKIADVSCGMITEYNTQIRNYRQPKNNKPYSEQSIAAKLQPIKYFFEWLTKNLTILYNPAKDMEIPTIKKGLPRTILSQEEVEKFLSIPRTDTIIGFRDRTIFELFYSTGMRNTELRKLKINDLDLEKKICIIKDGKGGKERMLPLTKIATEYLKEYLRVIRPRLLKNGNSNDTVFLTLSGTPFWMQGMCDLFRKYARVSGISKPISAHTIRHSIATHLLENGMDIRYIQEFLGHGSLQTTQLYSKVTLKGLRKFYNRHHPKEKRQRLLV; encoded by the coding sequence ATGCAACAGTATAAAACAGAAATAGAAGAATTAAGAGAGAAATATTTGGAACATTTAAGATTTAATAATTATTCTGTTGATACGATAGAGCATACTGGTTATGCAATAAAACATTTTGAAAAATTTTTAGAGGAAAAAGAGAGAAATAAAATTGCGGATGTGAGTTGTGGGATGATTACCGAGTATAACACACAGATAAGAAATTACAGACAACCAAAAAACAATAAACCATATAGTGAGCAGAGTATAGCAGCGAAATTACAGCCAATAAAATACTTCTTTGAGTGGTTGACAAAGAATTTAACAATACTTTACAACCCAGCAAAAGATATGGAGATACCAACGATAAAAAAAGGATTACCGAGAACGATTCTCTCACAAGAGGAAGTAGAGAAATTTCTCTCAATCCCGAGAACAGACACAATAATTGGTTTTAGAGATAGAACAATTTTTGAGTTGTTTTACTCAACAGGAATGAGAAACACAGAATTAAGAAAACTGAAAATAAATGACTTGGATTTAGAGAAAAAAATTTGTATAATTAAGGACGGAAAGGGTGGTAAAGAAAGAATGCTCCCACTTACCAAAATAGCCACCGAGTATCTGAAAGAATATCTGCGAGTAATCCGACCACGACTCCTAAAAAATGGAAACAGCAACGACACTGTTTTTCTTACACTTTCAGGGACACCATTTTGGATGCAGGGGATGTGTGATTTATTTAGGAAATATGCAAGAGTAAGCGGAATATCAAAACCAATATCCGCACACACAATAAGACACTCAATAGCGACACATTTATTGGAAAACGGAATGGACATAAGGTATATACAAGAATTTTTAGGACACGGTTCATTACAGACGACGCAGTTATATTCAAAAGTAACATTGAAAGGGTTACGGAAATTTTATAATAGACATCATCCAAAGGAAAAAAGACAGAGGTTATTGGTATGA